The genomic segment TCGTCTGTGGGAGAAGGAAGAACAAAAATTCAGGAAAATTTCCAatgaatatatatttgaaaaacCCACGAATAAAACAAACAACCGAAATTTCGTATCATCGTAGAGCTTACCGGTGCATAGGGATACAATTCAAGAAGCAACGGAGGACTGTCGAGGGTTTAACAAAGAACTGTCGAGGGCTTCAGCTTCTGAACCAACGTTTGCTTGAGAGAATAGAATACAAGTGGGCTTCATCCTTTTATCGGGCCCCtcgaaaaaataaattataatgaatTTCCTTTCAATTTTccaaatgcaacttaaaataaatttattatcaTTTTAGGGAGCGTTTGGTACGCGTGATTAGGcgggattattttttttatcctgCCTAATCAGCTGTTTGGTACGCGTGATTATTTCTTGTGCTGGCCTATTAGGTTTTCCAAACTTGAAATAATCCTAATTTGCTTATGTTCTTGGATGAAGGGGGTGTATTCATTCTATACTTTCAaagatttttaatgattttttttaaatgatggacttttgtggagttgatagatttttattgacttttgtggaatctcatagaattgtaaaacaaatttcataaacttttataaattttttttcaagatttttgtagacttttgtaaactttttcatagaattatatgaattttgtagtttataattgtgatttattttttataaatttttttaaaataattattggacatagataacctcttcaattttaaattatttttttatttataaatgtaaatgaattttacttacttaaaagttaaatcaatttaatttgtgaaaaacgacaaatgaactatccaatttattgaaatGAAAAGttcaattctttatgtcaattcaacatattaatgaataatatttttataagttcataataaaattttaataaaaaacactcaaaataatgagtagtcttttataaaaaaaatctaatcattactgacaatttgatcaacatcgttctacattccattggctatgatatccctccatgcattagcatttgctcgttgttgtttttgagtattaaataactTATCAAAGTCGTCACCTTCATAAACTTGTGCTGATGAAGACAATTAAGCTTCATTATCttgttcaatttgaaattcatcaaattgacacttctttcaaagaaaattgtcTAATATAGCACATGCCAATACAACACCTGTTAGGGGTgagaaaaaataccgaattttcgatATACCGAGATaaccataacaaaaaaatattgaatttaccgaattttaagtataccgaagatttcgatacggtacggtaacgatatccaatttgaaaattttggtatataccgaaataccggaaaaatatacaaaaattttaaaatatataatattttaaaacaataaattataaattttttttaaaatgtaaggtttttttggttcggtataccgaaaattttggtatagtatcggtatgaatttgcttatataataatttaatatatagattaactaaaattaaagaaaataattaaaaataaaatgttatataataattaataaaaaaattaaattttaattatgtttttaaaaagtacaaataaaaggaaaaataaatagatgggaaaagaatgaaagtttgtattgaatttgggagatttctcaattaaatgtacatccaaatctttaggttgaatcaaagacttttgttgacattttattgttgtactttaggctataattcttgtacttaatagaattccatagagtcattaaaagtctattgacattttgaatacctatagacttttgtagagtttttaaaagtcaaatttgaataccacatgactttttaaaattctacaaatgtttacattgaataccactaaacttttatggagtatataaaagtctagtttgaatacctctagacttttaaactccataaaagtcattaaaagtctataaCCAATACACCCCCAAGTTACTTGATCAATGATTTCAAGTGTATTATGAGTGTATTGAACAGACTCCAATAGTCCGAGGATTTGGCATCTATTTTTATCAATGGATTTGTTATTTGTGGGAAAGATTTGAAATCCTGATCCATCACCTACAAATTCTCCTTCATTCCAAATGGAGGCTTATAATATTGGCGTTAAAGCAAAGTAAAAGGATCTAAATTAGATTGCATGAATACGAAGAAACCAATTTCTTAAGCACAATTTTTGCTCAATTGTAACTTTCTTGGCACAAGGTCAGTACAAGTAACAAAAGTTAATGAAGAACAAAATAGCCAGCCCTCAACACTGACATTCAATTCCTTATTGGACAAGTAGTTTCATCCTTATACAATCAAGGAGTCGTAATACAAATAGCAAAAgcacaaatataaataaatttgacaCATTAAGTTGATTCCTTCGGAGCTGGCTCAAGACAAAAAATGAATACCTTCCAAAGTTACGGTAGCTGTAAGTTAAAATGCTAAGCATAAAAATCATCGTCCCTGAATTTCTGCCAGGCTTTCGTCCTTGTTCGGAATCAAAGTTGAGCTACTATCTGTACTGAATCTTCCCCATCTCCCTTCTGGAGCAGGAGGGTTTCTGCAAGGAGATACAACTTTTGTGCTTCGACTTCTTGCAGAATCAGAAGGATTTCTTTTACTATATCTGTTAGTTTCTTCTGGTGTGCTTTCTGGCATGGTATCTACTGGCTGTGAACAAAAAATACCGAAACTTTTTGTTGATGAACTGGGAATGCTTGAACGAGACAAATCTTGCCTGGAAAATTCATTAGCAGGAACCTCAACTTGCACCGGTGTTCTGAATTTTGGTGATAAATCTGTATAAACTTGTGGCTGTTTTCCTTGTTGTGGAACCTTAAAGGCTCCATTCATTGGGTTCTGTGCAGCGGTGTCATAAGAACTGAATGGAGAATACCGAACGCCTGAACGAGAAGAAGGTTGCTTAGATGTTTCAGAATGGACCTCAAGTCGCTGAGGTTTTCTCATTTGAGGTGACATGTTCATGCTGAATTGAGGCTTTCCTTGAGTTGGAATCCGAGGAACAATACTAGGGGAGCTCCTTGTATCACTGTCACTTGTAGATATTCCAGAGCTTGAATCTCTCGAGTATCTATTAGCTATGCCTTGCTTTGGAACCTCCGTGGACATATAAGAGGCTGCATGGGATCGTGCAGACTCCAGTACAGGTCTAGAGCTAGTATCTGAAGAAGAGGGTGATGTTGCAATTCCTGATTGTTCGTTTCTGGGCAGATCATGCGCTTCATCCTCAATTTCAAAAACTGCGTCGAAATCTTCAGCACCATGAAAAACAGCCCATTCAGATTCGTTGGCCTTAGCATCTTCATCCAACAATTCTTCAGAATCTGGTACCTCCCCAATTTCCAAGCCAGTTTCCACTATATCCCCATTTTCTTCCAAAGGAGATCTTGCAGTCGGCGCAGACCCACTATCCATTAATGAAGAGTTTCTTGTTGATTCAGAAGCTTTGGTAGCTTTCTTTCCAGAGCTTTTTTTAGAAGGACCAAACTTGACGTGCCTCACAACCACAAATGCCTGCTTCTTTTCAACTTTTGGTTCACTTTCCTCAACGGCAACATCTTTTATCTGTGCAAAATAACAACTATGACATCATCAAGTGATCGGTAAGGAAACACAATGTGAAATAATAAGAACCTTGCATGTAGAACCATGAGAAGATTGGACGTGAAACTTTACCAAAGCAGAAAAACGAGATAGCAATGTTTCCAAGTCAACATCCCCGGTAGGCTCAATTGCAGTGCACTATCAAAGTACCAGAGAAATAAAGAAATTAATTCAATCTATCTGCTTTCAATTTTTATCATGCAATTCTAAAACCCAGAGTTCATAATTTGCTTTCAAGAACCATGTGATATTCTCTCTTCAAGTATTTGCCCTTGCTAAGAAAAATGATAGAACAATATGTTAACACGACTCAAAATTTTCATCAATCAAAAAAACTTTAATAAAACAAGATTTTAACTTAAATGGTTTTGTACAAGAAGTTTTAATTAATGGTCCTTATCAAATAATTTTAGTATACTCAAATTAAATATCCACCAGGAGAAAAGAGAAGAAAGTGAACACCTTGACTCGATGACCGCTTTCCATAAGTCTCTTGACCATATCTGCTTTCATCTGAAGGTCTTTTTGTTTCTTGAACCAGCAAAGCAATCGGCCCAAAAAGGTGAACATGGTATTAAACGATGAGCTGAGTTACCAACATGTTATGGTTTATCATAAGCATCCCTGTCTTTCATCAAGCCCTTTTCACACTAAATGTCATAGCCTCCCCATGAAAGGGGAAATGCATACGATGTTCTTTTGCAAACTTAGTCTGTCGTGAAATATAATTCTATGTTCTTTTGCAACAGAATAAATAGCAATCACGATGATTAACCGAGGACTAAACAAAGACATCATCATACATATACACACGATCATTAAAAGAACTCACGTGCAACTCTCAAAACCATGCTGGAGATGTTCAAATTGGAAAGTTAGAAAgagaaaaaatctaaaaaacttacaattttaGCAGCAAATCGAACTTCTTTAAATGCTCCACTCTTAAGCTCAGACTGCAAAATGCAGAAATAATCGAGAAAGAAGTTGGATTCATAAATTCCTAAAAATGACATAATCTACTCAAATATCCACAAAATAATTTTGGAATGACTTCAACCATGGACTAGGACTTTGTCACACCATGTCGTGAGATAAACATGAAATGTGGTCGATGAGAGAGAAATTAAGTTCTACAACATTGATACAGGAAAACCTCGGCACAAAAAAAGAGAATTCTGAAGAAGCCCAATAACATAAGTTGCACAAATAGAGCAAAGCCTAGGGTTAAATTGAAACACTCAAGAAAACTTTCTAAATCTTTTAACGATGTTTTAGATAATTCAGTCCCTCGTGCTATTATTGTCTAATTCAAGAATATACATTAATAAAGAGATACTAGGTAAAAAAGATGTCTCTTCCTTACCTTGCTCTTGGCACGTTCTTTGTCCTTCATTTGTCGAAGGTACTTTTCTTTTTTAAAGTCCAAAATTTTGCAAACAGGTGGTTTTGCAAATCTATCAACCTGCATCATGTAAAGCAATAATCTAATTCAGTTCCACAAACAGTATAGAATAACAAATATAAGAGTAGAGAAATTGCATTAATCTGAGGTGTGAGACTTGTAACTAAACTAGGAGGATTGAGgccatttttttattaattgtttttctTCAGTTAAAAACCACCTTCCGCCAACCGTGTCACGGTTAGAAAGcagtttctttaaaaaattaaattttaatattaaaattatttcttGATTAAAAATCATCCCTATTTCCTTTCTATGAATACCTTGTACCTCCAATTAACATTTATGAATTTGTTTCTCtgttgtattatttgttatactactatttttttaaattctatCAAGTATAAAAAGTACTACGACAAATAAATACAAACTTCTATTATTATTTATGACGatttcaaaatatattactTTGTTTAGATTCTCATGTGCAGTATTTAATACAAATACTACTATATATTTTCTCTTATATTGTTCCAAAATTGCACACTACCACCACCACTAATCCTTTTCCCCAAATCACTTCAACATTCTTAAATATATACACTAGTAGTAATTATAACAAAAACCATACAAGTAGATTTTAACATTAGTAAGATAATTATAAGAAAAAAGTAGTACAAGTAATACTATAAAAATACTAATGCCACTAGTCTCCTACCGATTTCAACAATCATTAGTacaacaattaaaaatatgtcAGTAACTGAATGTAAATATTAgttgcaaaaaaataaataaatggaaTTATGTGCGATAAATATATTAATGTCAGTAGCagtaaataaatatatgtaaaaTGGAATAATA from the Primulina tabacum isolate GXHZ01 chromosome 8, ASM2559414v2, whole genome shotgun sequence genome contains:
- the LOC142554220 gene encoding uncharacterized protein LOC142554220, which gives rise to MAFWTTARQSKPKLHIFSKELKRCYTLNKVPSNIVNRCISSRTLIPELNNLDFIFRNSQLELLYSVRFFAAPPQANQKKEDVTSGPRLNEQITSQFIRLVSGEDHKVISRFDALGLAKNLKLDLVEVDRFAKPPVCKILDFKKEKYLRQMKDKERAKSKSELKSGAFKEVRFAAKIKQKDLQMKADMVKRLMESGHRVKCTAIEPTGDVDLETLLSRFSALIKDVAVEESEPKVEKKQAFVVVRHVKFGPSKKSSGKKATKASESTRNSSLMDSGSAPTARSPLEENGDIVETGLEIGEVPDSEELLDEDAKANESEWAVFHGAEDFDAVFEIEDEAHDLPRNEQSGIATSPSSSDTSSRPVLESARSHAASYMSTEVPKQGIANRYSRDSSSGISTSDSDTRSSPSIVPRIPTQGKPQFSMNMSPQMRKPQRLEVHSETSKQPSSRSGVRYSPFSSYDTAAQNPMNGAFKVPQQGKQPQVYTDLSPKFRTPVQVEVPANEFSRQDLSRSSIPSSSTKSFGIFCSQPVDTMPESTPEETNRYSKRNPSDSARSRSTKVVSPCRNPPAPEGRWGRFSTDSSSTLIPNKDESLAEIQGR